One window from the genome of Aquabacterium sp. A3 encodes:
- the drmD gene encoding DISARM system SNF2-like helicase DrmD, whose product MLATVRNRRGVISAVEPFAASKTSELLHLVTIEFSDADGEPEETVLWERERGPVVLEPNALPKVDAEAPMKMAEFLSLQRATRWTAITPFLSPEDPDRQAESVPTAPVYGAVSADDFQLVPLARAMRMPRVSLLLADDVGLGKTVEAGLILAELVRKRRIRRVLIITPASLRTQWQQEMEEKFSLGFDIVDKAATHRLQKEMGLDANPWRALPRIITSYHYLRQPDVLEQFIANCRSTQTQQGAQLPWDLLIVDEAHNLMPSNFGEDSDLAEMLRLLTPWFEHRLFLTATPHNGHTRCFSGLLEQLDPVRFTRTPAFTEKERAMIGDVLIRRLKSEINTQDKDAGRPPRFATRNLKPMPLYMMRAEKDLAVAVRAFCAALKRQILAAPEVRSVLNFAIEVLRKRLLSSPVTFADSWLRFKAGLDAQEQTHASEVLAARRAVEEDIDDDQERESRNLHAAHVVGAWMHPYLGKLTKEVAAVDAALQALKLTDLPVTTKVPAVDARFDRLKELISERLRNAEAWNPDERLIIFTEYKTTLDYLVQRLEREYGADTGAIVQLYGGMSDEDRERIKLAFNDPGSAVQILVATDAASEGLNLQHTARFLVHYEIPWNPSRLEQRNGRIDRHGQARDVTIFHFASDDDADLAFVARVLEKVNDIREDLGSVGELFDAAFQRRMMELNDDQDVLADLDREIGTRQHATDDARVVTAERGIEERARLERLLTDLDLTPQTLQNTLRMALGLGSAHEPLQGPDATGRMRLRTPLPARWQAVADDSLRLRGDRGVAGAMPWLVFDNRYFVHTINGRPVFRPSPDTVLMHLGHPVMRQALTSFARLRFPGGQSEFAPPSRWVATRGHVPAGADALVLLTIEELGINELRETLHHWVRTVALPVSGGKLGSMLPYAGPHAATMPGAEDAAIVPAARDIWDDVDTSVKTWLNAYRDQLTTTLARELKSAGSTATEHEKAAFERRIREVASLQREQSIEKIKREIEEHRKQQLQYSLLEDANEKAERELRDLQDELKRRQGQFGDLLERLTQERDRILKHVMPHRFALLGSAQVFPVTIEIRLPGSTQ is encoded by the coding sequence ATGCTGGCAACTGTGCGCAATCGGCGCGGCGTCATCTCCGCCGTCGAGCCATTTGCTGCCTCCAAGACATCTGAGCTGCTCCACTTGGTCACCATCGAGTTCAGCGATGCCGATGGCGAACCCGAAGAGACTGTGTTGTGGGAGCGGGAACGTGGGCCTGTGGTGCTGGAGCCCAACGCATTGCCCAAGGTCGATGCGGAAGCTCCCATGAAGATGGCCGAATTCCTTTCGCTCCAGCGGGCCACGCGCTGGACAGCCATCACGCCATTCCTCTCGCCAGAAGACCCCGATCGCCAAGCTGAGTCGGTCCCAACTGCTCCAGTTTATGGCGCCGTCAGTGCAGATGACTTCCAGTTGGTGCCGCTGGCCCGCGCCATGCGGATGCCGCGCGTGTCCTTGCTGCTGGCCGACGATGTCGGCTTGGGTAAAACGGTCGAAGCAGGTCTGATCCTTGCCGAGTTGGTCCGAAAGCGCCGGATCCGGCGCGTGTTGATCATCACCCCGGCCTCGCTGCGTACCCAGTGGCAGCAAGAAATGGAAGAGAAGTTCTCTCTGGGCTTTGACATCGTGGACAAGGCGGCCACGCATCGCTTGCAGAAAGAAATGGGGCTGGACGCCAACCCCTGGCGCGCGCTGCCCCGCATCATCACCTCGTACCACTACCTGCGCCAGCCAGACGTGCTGGAGCAGTTCATCGCCAACTGCCGGTCCACGCAGACCCAGCAGGGCGCCCAATTGCCTTGGGATCTGCTCATCGTTGACGAAGCGCACAACCTGATGCCGTCCAACTTTGGCGAGGACAGTGACCTGGCAGAAATGTTGCGCCTGCTGACGCCTTGGTTCGAGCACCGGCTGTTCTTGACCGCGACTCCGCACAACGGCCACACACGCTGTTTCTCCGGCCTCCTGGAGCAATTGGACCCCGTGCGGTTCACGCGCACACCCGCCTTCACCGAAAAAGAGCGCGCCATGATCGGCGATGTGCTGATCCGCCGTCTCAAGAGCGAGATCAACACGCAAGACAAGGATGCTGGACGGCCGCCGCGATTCGCCACGCGCAACCTGAAGCCAATGCCGCTCTACATGATGCGGGCCGAGAAAGACCTGGCCGTGGCCGTGCGAGCGTTCTGCGCGGCCCTTAAGCGCCAGATCTTGGCGGCCCCTGAAGTGCGCTCCGTGCTGAACTTTGCCATCGAGGTGCTGCGCAAGCGTCTGCTGTCCAGCCCGGTCACCTTCGCGGACAGCTGGCTGCGCTTCAAAGCGGGCCTTGATGCACAGGAGCAGACCCATGCAAGCGAAGTGCTGGCCGCTCGTCGGGCCGTTGAGGAAGACATCGATGACGATCAGGAGCGCGAAAGCCGGAACCTGCATGCGGCGCACGTTGTCGGCGCCTGGATGCACCCTTACTTGGGGAAACTGACCAAAGAAGTGGCCGCAGTCGATGCAGCCCTCCAGGCGCTGAAGCTGACCGACTTGCCAGTCACCACCAAGGTGCCTGCCGTTGATGCTCGCTTCGACCGGCTGAAAGAGCTGATCAGTGAGCGCTTGCGCAACGCTGAGGCCTGGAACCCTGACGAGCGCTTGATCATCTTCACCGAATACAAGACCACTCTGGATTACCTGGTGCAGCGCTTGGAGCGCGAGTACGGTGCCGACACAGGCGCCATCGTCCAGCTTTACGGCGGCATGTCCGATGAAGATCGCGAGCGCATCAAGCTTGCCTTCAATGACCCGGGCTCTGCAGTCCAGATCCTGGTGGCCACCGATGCTGCGTCCGAGGGCTTGAACCTCCAGCACACCGCTCGGTTTTTGGTGCACTACGAGATCCCCTGGAACCCCTCTCGGCTGGAGCAGCGCAACGGCCGTATCGACCGGCATGGCCAGGCGCGCGATGTCACGATCTTTCACTTCGCCAGTGACGATGATGCCGACCTGGCCTTTGTGGCCCGCGTGCTGGAGAAGGTCAACGACATCCGCGAGGACTTGGGATCAGTCGGTGAGTTGTTCGACGCGGCATTTCAGCGTCGCATGATGGAGCTGAACGACGATCAGGACGTGTTGGCCGACCTGGACCGCGAGATCGGGACCCGACAACACGCCACGGACGACGCCCGCGTGGTCACAGCCGAGCGCGGAATCGAAGAGCGTGCGCGCTTGGAGCGCTTGCTGACCGACCTGGATCTGACCCCTCAAACCCTTCAAAACACCCTGCGTATGGCACTGGGCCTGGGCTCGGCCCATGAGCCATTGCAAGGCCCGGACGCGACCGGACGCATGCGGCTGCGCACACCCCTGCCAGCGCGCTGGCAAGCCGTGGCTGATGACAGCCTGCGCCTGCGTGGTGATCGCGGCGTGGCTGGTGCCATGCCTTGGCTGGTGTTCGACAACCGCTACTTCGTCCACACCATCAACGGGCGCCCGGTGTTCCGCCCGTCGCCTGACACGGTCCTGATGCACCTTGGCCATCCGGTGATGCGCCAGGCGCTGACCTCGTTCGCCCGGTTGCGCTTTCCGGGGGGGCAAAGCGAGTTCGCTCCGCCGAGTCGCTGGGTGGCCACCCGTGGCCATGTGCCGGCCGGGGCAGATGCGCTTGTGCTGCTGACCATTGAGGAGCTGGGCATCAACGAACTCCGCGAAACGCTGCACCACTGGGTGCGCACCGTGGCCCTACCGGTGTCGGGTGGCAAGCTGGGCAGCATGCTGCCGTACGCCGGGCCACATGCAGCAACTATGCCTGGAGCCGAGGACGCAGCCATCGTGCCCGCCGCTCGCGACATCTGGGACGACGTCGACACCAGCGTCAAAACCTGGTTGAACGCCTACCGCGATCAACTGACCACCACATTGGCTCGCGAACTCAAATCGGCCGGTAGCACTGCTACTGAACACGAGAAAGCTGCTTTCGAGCGCCGTATTCGCGAGGTGGCCAGCCTGCAACGCGAGCAGAGCATCGAAAAGATCAAGCGCGAGATCGAAGAGCACCGCAAGCAGCAACTGCAGTACTCGTTACTGGAAGACGCCAACGAGAAGGCGGAACGTGAATTGCGCGATCTGCAAGATGAGCTCAAGCGCCGACAAGGCCAGTTCGGAGACCTGCTCGAACGCCTGACACAGGAGCGGGACCGCATCCTCAAACACGTCATGCCCCATCGCTTTGCACTCCTGGGATCGGCTCAAGTCTTCCCCGTGACCATCGAGATTCGTCTGCCGGGGAGCACGCAATGA
- a CDS encoding SNF2-related protein, giving the protein MEKGTQVRRKDNPGKVGTATGNQRPRNGVPYYSIRWHDGTTDYCSSELLEALTEDGDGDIYQQIDAGRYGRSEDLRRNLTHVHLSGRLANLVYSMGVTNTDFYAHQYKPLLTLLESPASGILIADEVGLGKTIEAGIIWTELRAREEMRRLLIVCPAMLREKWRDELLNRFGIESQIVDAATLTSELQNTSAFGPTKAWIASYQALRPPRGWKSGASATSKRPGSRHLLAELLDGCAEEEPLVDLVIYDEAHYMRNPESASYKLGQMLRDVSHQRVLLSATPINTDREDLFHLLRLCDPDHFQYRSNFAEMVQANQPLVAARDAALRIGSTAEEINGFIQEAAAHDMLARSRQLAALRDTPPTDADLAEPSYRSELAAGLERVNLLGHVITRTRKRDVQVKRAKREPKAEIVAMTAEERAFYEHVTEVTRDYAFRHSISDGFLLATPQRQVCSCPAAFAKAWLGDQAELVDDMTSVYVEDSEESESNDFEYEDVSGSLKDFLKANRPRNLDVQALELNDSKLHRLKAVLGDYFAASPGEKVILFTSFRVTAKYLTEKLCAAGIPSLLLWGNMQESKQDLINQFRDQPDLRVLVSTEVASEGVDLQFSKLLINYDLPWNPMRVEQRIGRIDRLGQQADIIHIWNLMYGGTIDERIFSRLLSRLRVFEQALGEPEPVIGEVIQNLESTLLTRRLTPEEEERAIEAARQSLENVRIEQERLEKNAAQMMAHGGLVLERIKAAQEVSRRVTEDDLIIYVKDFLVRQAQGHQFVQSGGPHEYSIQLPSAVAADFDEYCRRTGQTGMSALGSGLPRQCRFINKITVSGNRGWEAIHQFHPLVRFIGERSKGQAHHGLVSVEIDAEQVPTLKPGDYALSIRKWSFSGVSEEEWLQKAACPLASADLLDEDAAEALINAARLHGRDWLAAGSVLTANVVAEAYDLLDSNIQGAYQRALQRKQNENADRMMFQLHGLDQHLNQQLGKLEGVLAMHKALARHGLVKATQGRIDKLRARIELKRERVRQRERLNPDDSPVCFGVIRVLGGGR; this is encoded by the coding sequence ATGGAAAAGGGGACACAGGTTCGCCGCAAGGACAACCCAGGTAAGGTTGGCACAGCCACGGGCAATCAGCGGCCCCGGAATGGGGTGCCGTACTACTCCATTCGATGGCACGACGGCACAACTGACTATTGCTCCAGTGAGCTGCTGGAGGCGCTGACCGAAGATGGTGATGGCGACATCTATCAACAGATCGACGCTGGTCGGTATGGCCGGTCTGAAGACTTACGGCGCAACCTCACCCATGTGCATCTATCGGGGCGGTTGGCCAACTTGGTCTATTCGATGGGCGTCACCAACACTGACTTCTATGCCCATCAATACAAACCGCTTTTGACATTGCTGGAGTCTCCTGCAAGCGGCATCCTGATTGCGGATGAGGTCGGCTTGGGCAAGACCATCGAGGCCGGCATCATCTGGACGGAGTTGCGTGCACGCGAAGAGATGCGGCGGCTTTTGATCGTCTGCCCCGCCATGCTCAGGGAGAAATGGCGGGACGAACTCTTGAACCGATTTGGTATTGAGTCTCAGATAGTGGATGCAGCCACTTTGACCAGTGAGCTTCAGAACACGTCTGCCTTCGGTCCGACCAAGGCATGGATTGCCAGTTACCAGGCGCTGAGGCCACCTCGTGGCTGGAAGTCTGGCGCCAGCGCCACTTCGAAAAGACCAGGGTCTCGGCATCTGCTCGCGGAGTTGCTGGATGGCTGTGCAGAAGAAGAGCCGTTGGTGGACTTGGTCATCTATGACGAGGCCCACTACATGCGCAATCCTGAAAGCGCCTCGTACAAACTGGGCCAGATGCTTCGGGATGTTTCGCATCAGCGGGTGCTGCTGTCTGCCACTCCCATCAACACTGACCGAGAGGATTTGTTCCACCTTCTGCGCCTGTGTGACCCGGACCACTTTCAGTACCGATCAAACTTTGCGGAGATGGTTCAAGCAAACCAGCCTTTGGTGGCGGCCAGAGATGCGGCGTTGCGCATCGGGTCAACGGCTGAAGAAATCAATGGTTTCATCCAAGAGGCTGCTGCGCATGACATGCTGGCAAGGTCTCGGCAACTGGCGGCATTACGAGACACGCCGCCTACAGATGCGGACCTGGCGGAGCCATCCTATCGTTCCGAGCTGGCGGCCGGCCTGGAGCGTGTCAACCTGCTCGGACATGTGATCACGCGCACGCGCAAACGCGACGTGCAAGTGAAAAGGGCCAAGCGTGAACCCAAGGCCGAGATCGTCGCCATGACGGCAGAAGAGCGTGCCTTCTATGAGCATGTCACCGAGGTTACGCGTGACTATGCCTTCCGTCACAGCATTTCAGATGGGTTCTTGCTGGCAACGCCACAGCGGCAGGTTTGTAGCTGCCCTGCAGCCTTTGCCAAAGCATGGTTAGGCGATCAGGCCGAGTTGGTTGACGACATGACCAGCGTGTATGTCGAAGACAGCGAAGAGTCCGAGTCCAATGACTTTGAATACGAAGATGTCAGTGGATCGTTGAAGGATTTTTTGAAGGCCAATCGCCCCAGAAATCTGGATGTCCAGGCGCTTGAGCTTAACGACTCAAAGCTACATCGCCTCAAGGCTGTTCTGGGCGACTACTTTGCGGCCTCCCCAGGTGAGAAGGTGATCCTGTTCACTTCCTTCCGCGTCACCGCCAAGTATCTGACCGAGAAGCTCTGTGCTGCTGGCATTCCTTCCCTGCTGCTGTGGGGCAACATGCAAGAGTCCAAGCAAGACCTGATCAATCAGTTTCGCGACCAGCCTGATCTCCGGGTCTTGGTGTCGACGGAGGTCGCGTCTGAGGGCGTCGACTTGCAGTTCAGCAAGCTGTTGATCAACTACGATCTGCCATGGAACCCAATGCGCGTTGAACAGCGCATTGGCCGTATCGATCGACTTGGCCAGCAAGCCGACATCATCCACATCTGGAACCTGATGTATGGCGGCACGATTGACGAACGCATCTTCAGCCGCCTGCTTTCAAGGCTGAGGGTATTTGAGCAGGCCTTGGGCGAACCTGAGCCCGTCATAGGCGAGGTGATTCAGAACCTTGAATCCACCCTGCTAACGCGTCGCCTGACACCGGAGGAGGAGGAGCGAGCTATTGAGGCAGCGCGACAGTCCCTGGAAAACGTTCGCATCGAGCAGGAGCGTTTGGAGAAAAATGCCGCCCAGATGATGGCCCATGGCGGCTTGGTATTGGAGCGCATCAAGGCCGCTCAAGAGGTCTCTCGTCGTGTGACTGAAGACGACCTGATCATCTATGTCAAAGACTTTTTAGTCAGACAAGCGCAAGGGCACCAGTTCGTACAGAGCGGTGGCCCTCATGAGTATTCGATCCAGTTGCCATCGGCAGTGGCCGCAGACTTTGACGAATACTGCCGAAGGACCGGACAGACAGGGATGTCAGCCTTGGGAAGTGGCTTGCCTCGCCAGTGCCGGTTCATCAACAAAATCACCGTGTCGGGCAACCGTGGATGGGAGGCCATTCACCAGTTTCATCCATTGGTGCGCTTTATTGGTGAACGAAGCAAAGGCCAAGCGCATCACGGGCTGGTGAGTGTTGAGATTGACGCTGAGCAGGTGCCAACCTTAAAGCCTGGCGACTACGCACTTTCCATCCGTAAGTGGTCATTTTCTGGGGTAAGCGAGGAAGAGTGGTTGCAGAAGGCGGCCTGTCCATTGGCATCGGCAGATCTGTTGGATGAGGATGCGGCTGAGGCCTTGATCAACGCCGCCAGGCTGCATGGGCGCGACTGGCTTGCGGCGGGTAGTGTTTTGACCGCTAACGTGGTGGCAGAGGCTTATGACCTCTTGGATTCAAACATCCAAGGGGCGTATCAGCGTGCACTGCAACGCAAACAGAACGAAAACGCAGACCGGATGATGTTCCAGCTCCATGGGCTTGATCAGCATCTGAATCAGCAGTTGGGCAAGCTGGAGGGTGTCCTGGCCATGCACAAAGCGCTGGCGCGCCATGGCCTTGTCAAAGCCACGCAGGGGCGGATCGATAAGCTTCGTGCGCGCATTGAGCTCAAACGTGAGCGGGTGCGCCAAAGAGAGCGTCTCAACCCGGATGACTCTCCTGTTTGTTTCGGGGTGATTCGCGTGTTGGGAGGCGGGCGATGA
- a CDS encoding site-specific integrase, whose translation MASFYKRGDYQWEAKIRKAGFPQLARTFESKSDAMAWAAEVETEMRRGTFVSRALAERKTLAALIGQYVEEVSPLHRGADSEIARLKAMARRKFAETAMANLRPIDIARYRDERLKVDGVCPATVVREMGLLQRVIAHAMQEWEIALPRNPAQGVARPKVKNGRDRRLKPAKKGKAHLSEEARLLAACTADGRERSCRVPWLRPIVELAIATAMRRGEILALDWQHVHLEERYVHLPETKNGESRNVPLSTQAMAILAELKGDDEPEGRVFDVSANAFKLAWARAVKRAKLEDFHFHDLRHEGTSRIAEKLSNVLELSSVTGHKDLQMLKRYYHPRPGDIAAKLG comes from the coding sequence AGAGCAAATCAGACGCGATGGCCTGGGCCGCTGAGGTCGAGACCGAGATGCGCCGTGGCACCTTCGTGTCGCGCGCATTGGCCGAACGCAAGACGCTGGCCGCCCTGATCGGCCAGTACGTTGAGGAGGTCTCGCCGTTGCACCGAGGCGCTGACAGCGAAATCGCTCGGCTCAAGGCCATGGCACGGCGCAAGTTCGCCGAGACGGCCATGGCCAACTTGCGGCCCATCGACATCGCCCGCTACCGCGACGAACGTTTGAAGGTGGACGGGGTGTGCCCGGCCACCGTGGTGCGCGAGATGGGCCTGCTGCAGCGCGTGATCGCCCACGCCATGCAGGAGTGGGAAATTGCATTGCCGCGCAACCCGGCGCAGGGCGTGGCCAGGCCCAAGGTGAAAAACGGGCGTGACCGCCGCCTGAAGCCAGCCAAGAAGGGCAAGGCCCACCTTTCAGAAGAAGCGCGGCTGTTGGCTGCCTGTACGGCCGACGGCCGTGAGCGCAGTTGCCGTGTGCCCTGGCTGCGACCGATTGTGGAGCTGGCCATTGCCACCGCCATGCGGCGCGGCGAAATCCTGGCGCTGGACTGGCAGCACGTGCACCTGGAAGAGCGCTATGTGCACCTGCCGGAGACCAAGAACGGCGAGTCGAGGAACGTACCCCTGTCAACGCAGGCCATGGCCATCCTGGCGGAGCTGAAGGGCGATGACGAGCCAGAAGGGCGTGTGTTTGACGTGTCAGCCAATGCCTTCAAGCTGGCCTGGGCGCGGGCTGTGAAGCGCGCCAAGCTGGAAGATTTTCACTTCCATGATCTGAGGCACGAAGGCACTTCGCGCATTGCCGAGAAGCTGAGCAACGTGCTGGAGTTGTCCAGCGTGACGGGGCACAAGGACTTGCAGATGCTGAAGCGCTACTACCACCCGAGGCCGGGGGACATTGCTGCCAAGCTTGGGTGA